The window atgccctagaaaactcctaactcctctaacattggtgggatgtggaagtttagcaattacatctactttagctctatccacttcaatccttcctttgagattttatgaccaagaacgatgccttctttaaccatgaaatggcatttctcccaattaagaactagatttgattattcgcatctaataagcattcgttcaagattaacaagacatgtttcaaaagtatcaccgaagactgaaaagtcatccatgaaaacttccatgcattcttcaatcatgtcgtgaaaaatcgccatcatgcacctttgaaaggttgcatgggtgttgcaaagtccaaatggcatgcgtttgtaagcaaaagtaccataagggcacgtgaatgtggttttctcttggtcctcaggtgatattagaatttgaaagtatccagagaaactgtcaagaaaacaatagtaactattcccggctaacctttccaacatttgatcaatgaaaggtaagggaaagtgatcttttctggtggcgtcatttaattttctataatcaatacaaacacgccatcctgttacagtcctagtaggaataagctcatttttctcatttgtgatgacagtcatgccacccttcttaggtacgcattgaactgggcttacccatggactatcagaggttggataaattaaatctgcatctagcagtttaataatttctttcttaacaacatcttgcatattatgatttagtcttcattggcgttgcacatacgttttatgaccttcttccataaggattttatgtgtgcaatacgaaggacttatgcctttaatgtcatgaatcttccatgcaatagctggtttatgagcttttagcacagaaatgagttgaaatttttcatttttagtaagagaagacgatattattacaggtaattcagattcaccatgtaaataagcgtattccaaatgggttggaagtggctttaactctaatgtcggtggttcttttatcgatgatttatatcgatatctgtcttcctcttttagcatttgaatttcttctgttgttggttcatatccattagccatgagtgtagctaacatttcagcttcattaattggttcagttccttctcctaaagaacattctcgtgttccttgtaattctggaaattcttctaataattctgcatgtgaatctatagtttgaatataataacatgtatcatacgcagattgcgattgttgcatggctctatcaacagaaaaggtaacactctcgtcctctatacttaagttCAGTTTCTTAcccaacacgtctattattgctttagccgtgtttaagaatggtctccctaatatgagaggaactcgagaatcttcttccatgtccagaataacaaaatctactggaaatactaaagtaccaactttaactagcatgttctccattatccctctaggatattttactgatcgatcggctagttgtatgcttatttttgttggtttcaattctccaaggtctagtttagcgtatagtgaatacggtattaaatttatactagcacctaagtctgccaatacttctattgaactaagactacccagaaaatatggaattgtgaaacttcctggatctgataatttttctggtatcttattcaacagcactgcagaacaattagcattcatagtaacagccgagagttcttccattttctttctatttgtgattagatctttcaagaatttagcatatctaggcattcctgaaatcacatcaatgaaaagaagattgacatttatttgtttaaacatattcaaaaatttagattgctcggcttcaagtctttcttttctcattttactcgggtaaggaagtggtggttggtatggtttaacataaggttttgccttaactttgttatcttcattaaccttttcaactatcggttctatttccttttcttgctcagattgtggttatTGTGGAGCAgaaatagagtcatcagaatttacaggcatttcaggtggtttaagtgtaataccacttcttgtggtaatggctttagctgtttcattccgggggttagcatttgtatcgctaagtagacttcctggttttctttcacctatcaaccttgctaggttacttacttcttattctagattttgaatataagcttgttgatttctaaatgcttgagcattttgttcattggtttgtttctgagatgtgaaaaactgcgtttgagattcaactagcttcgacatcatatcttctaaatttggctttttatcatcagtttgtggtggtttaatcggaaaaataggtctttgctgattataagtattgttagatacttgttgattgctaggaccttgttggttgttgtatggaatatttcggttataattctggttttgattgtagattggtcttggcggttgataattattctaataattatttccagggctttggttcatgtatgaaacattctctctctgttccattgtttgttcaatactgagacaatcttttgtcaaatgtggtcctccacactgttcacaactaattcgtattgagtgaatatctttagtcatcttttacattcgtctctcgacagcatctatctttgcagaaatggaatcaaagtcatggctaaaatcggctctagccgctttagatgatctaacgatgtctttttcttgatgccattcatgtgagtgggaagcagtgttatcaataattttgtaagcttcagttgcggttttcttcataatggaaccaccagctgctatgtcgatgtcttttcttgtagtgatgtcgcatccttggtagaatatttgtactatttgataagtgtctaaaccatattgcggacatcctcttaacaactttccaaatcttgtccatgcctcatatagagtttcatttggcttttgcgtgaacgtaactatttctccttgaagtctcacggctttagatgccggaaagaattgtttaagaaaattttcaactaaaacatcccatgtatcaatcgccccatcaggtaacgattctaaccaatctttggcttctccctttaaagtccagggaaataacatgagatagatctgttcatcctccacttctcggatttaaaatatagtacatatcctattaaaggtgcgaagatgttcatttggatcttccttcagcgcaccactaaattggcattgattagttaccatgtgtaggatttgtcatttgatttcataatctggcgcattaatgtctggttgagtaatggcgtgaccttggccagtgcgtttagctctcattctgtcttccatacttagaggttccagattttccatgattgaatttgttgaatctgaatcactagaggattctgacttaatggtttcttcctcgacaatttctggatgagtgatttgtggttcaggaggaatgattaatggttcaggatctctgaattgtccctgaatatcctccggattctcaattttgaggtcgggttcaaaaaatggattatcggaaacttgaattgaagtacttggtcgactagatgacgattctaaagaaaagtcaacggcgacaatattggctagatctcttgatcgagttacaggtggtgaacgtatgaaaggtggtgaacgttttgctcggtgcattcactgaatatcctattagttataaaagataaaaattatataagttaacaaattaatagacttttctgattttgcccacgtttcgaatagccaatagatgcagcaggtagccaggaccctttaaatcggaagcccacaactcgttactaacaaatccaactattactacgaatcagaaaattttggatgtctatcaatttgaccgcttaaaataatttttcgttttgaaattttagagaagaaatagaaaattctatgtcctaaaaactagagcgtcgagaaataagaaagaaatagagcgcgtcgaaaaatgtcgaaaaataaaaggtcgaaaaataaaaataagaaaataaagcgtcgaaacttaaaaatctaaaaactaagaattaaaagttacgtctaaaggtattaaagcttaaaggaattctatatccaaaacggcaataacttaaaaaggcactaaaacttaaaacggcatcgcaaaattctaaagcacctaaatcttagtctaaagaaaaagcacttaagggattttacggcaaagcataaaaatctagaaatataaaatactacggcaaaatactagattaaaaactaattacgaacgataaatatacaattttacgaattaaacgattaaaatatacaattataaaaagatataaaaagtgataaaattacaattttataaaaatattatttttatattactattttataaaagtattaattgcgatattaattgcgataattaaaagtacgataattaaaaatgcgataagatataaaataaaggaattatgcttatttaaacttccgtaatcatgatgttcgacgtattgatttaaatttattaccatgggttaattgtcctttgtcctggattattcgatatgtccatacgattttgtctataatagtccatcagtcataaatataaagtgcgagagtcttcgtcaaattatccttatacccgaagtcaaatattccaactaattggggattcgaactgtaacaaggtcttaatactttgtttaatgaataccctaggttatcgactgcgtgtaatccaaggtttttctactttgttaacaattacaccatcccttgaatgtaatccacccctgttttaatgagtccattaactattaatccattcctgtgttcggtaaaatgaacgataattcgtatttatagatatcccgcccaccgtacccgattaagtgtatgtggttatatatagatacgtcaaattgtaatctttatattaaattaacgaggtatcgcttagttaatataaagcccattaatagcccacagtccaatttccacaagtgtcgttcttttgtccaaaccccaattatggtacaaagcccaattaccccgtctttaatatctagcccaacatcacgattacttcgatttaaataagcataataataacttagctacgagacattaatttaaaaaggttgaacataacttacaataattaataatagcgtaacgttacacggacagaattttgacttacacacttacaacattagctaacataaccttattattattaatcttaaattcaaattaaaattataaattatatatatatataaatatatatgtatacatatatatatatacatatatacatatacatatatatatatacatatatatatacatatatatatatatacatatatacatatatagtatacatatatatatatgtatacatatatatatatatgtacatatatacgtatatatatgtatatatatatgtatatatatatatgtatatatatatgtatatatatatatcgtgagagagagagagagagattgaattgaaAAAGGTGTAAAAAATTCGTCCATAACTCGTGCTTTTTATAGAATGTGGGCAGCtacaggactccatgcgatcgcatgaagtttcttctttatggccatgcgatcgcatggctgcttaGGACATCTCATattactttgttttcttgtttgccaacggttttaatatataatataatatatatataattttaagaattaattatatattatattatattcatgtgcatagttgacttgtaatttttagtccgttgcgtcgcgtgttgagagttgactctggtcccggttccggattttcgaacgtccttgcgtacaatttaatatcttgtactttgcgttttgcgactcgtactcttgtaacttttagacgtttcttatcaataaattgaatctcttggaatgtactttgtactttttagctttttggtcgtttgcgtcttcaaatcgtcgaatctgtattttgtcttcaccttttaatatttaaacgaatactacttgtaaatagaacaatttcaaccaaaagcgtgtctttcttgaaggataatgctataaaatatatgttcatttttagcattatcagtctccTAGCCGGTTAGCTGGATCTCACTTAGGCGTCGGCTTCGTGCTTCAATTCGTACAGTttatggttcttttccagatctgtatgattATGTTTCTGTGATAATTTTTTAGCAAGTTTATGTCTGCCATGATTATATAACTTTTTTTCTATAATTAATGATTAAATATTGTGAATCTAGGATTAACTAGTCATTAATTCTATGATCCCTTATCCAATTCATATtatttgtttagatctagtccatcaaacataGTGTTTGGATTGCATGCAAATTAGGTAAACATCATTGGTAGTAATAAAAATATATGAATAGTAATCACACTCATATAGTAAATTCACTATTGTTAGGTTTAATCGGAGATTCCTTACTTATGAGAATCTAATTGCCAATTACATGAAAGTTTAGTCAAAGATTGATTATCAGCTAGTAACTTGAATTGATGTGATTAGGTTTATCAACTTATCTAATTGTAAATCTAATTGGATGTTACCTTAGTGCACACCACAAGATTAGGGATGAATTTATCATGTAGTTATTTGAATACTATAAGTTAGGATATTGACGTTGAACACCCACTTAGTTAATATATGCTTTAAATCCTACTTTGTGAACTTTGCGTGACAACTAGTTTAACCTTTTAAGGGATGATGATTAGTCTATAATTATTGTCttgctatttattaatattagtaatgaattATCAAATAATAATTCTCTTCTGATTTATCAATACCTAGTTACCACttgctttttaattgcttttgtttcTTTCTATTCTATTTAATTTAATTCCAACTTAAATCAGCTTATATTCTATCTATCTTGAGATAGTcttatgaaaaataaaaaaaagataaactataataataataatttcacatTTAAAATAATAATTGGAATAAGAACAACTTCTATCTGCTACCCGTGATCTCAAGGGGCGATACCTAACTAACTAATTGATATACTACCTTGATCGGGGTCTGTTGCTCATTAGTGTGTTAAAAGTGAAAAGTAAATTAGATAATATAAATCTAAAAGTTGACAATAAAGCTAAACACTTCacacacacttttgcacatcaaattTTTGGCACCGATGTCGGGGATTgcagtaaaaataaatatattgaatTTATTTTTGGTTTATCAACGTTTCTTGACGGATAGTGTCAAAGAATCCTTAGGCGGTAGGTTGCTGGATTGTCTGATTAAAGGGTCCTGCCTACTTACATATTGTTGCCTAGCCATCACGAATTGAAAGATTCTTAGATTGAAAGTTTATTTGATTATTTATTGttagcgataaaagttgttattaatatatatatatatatatatatatatatatatatatatatatatatatatatatatatatatatatatatatatatatatatatatatatatatataacacaaaaATAGAACAATTAATTAACCTTATATAGTATCcttaatctccatttcttcatatctttcgttatcaATTCAATTCTCTAATTCAAAATTAAATGAAGGAATAAAATCCTAAAATCTctataaatattaaaatttaacATTAAAAGCCtttgaaatattattataaatatttctTTTATTTTCTCATAAGACATATGACTACTCGATCTAAGAATCCTGTCCTAGAAAGAAAATTGTCAGATCCTGAAAAACTAGTGACCATAGCTAATCAAAGAATTATAGACTCTCTTGTAAGGAAACTAAATTTCGAGGAAGGAGAACCTACTTCCCGACCTCCGTCTCCTACAAATCCCGATTCTAATTTTTTGGGAATCTTTTTGATACAGACTCTAAAATGGGAGATAATAACTCAATGGAAGCTTTGATGAAGGCAAATAGTCATGGTTTAGGGCATTCAATTACTCAACCGGAGATAAGAGAACAGTTTGAAATTAAGGGTCCTATTTTCCATTTAATTAAAGATAATCAATTTAGAGGTACTGAAAAGGAGGATGCCAATGATCATCTCTGccaatttaaagaaatttttaatCTGTTTAAAATTAGTGGGGTTGATAATGACGTTATCTAATTAATGTTGTTTCCTTGGTCTCTAAAAGATGGTGCCAACGAATGGTTGAACTCTTTACCTGAAAGGGAAATTACTGATTGGGGTACTATGGTTGAATTTTTTTTAACTAGGTTCTTTCATGCTTCTAAAACTGTTACTCTACAAACTAAAATTGCTAACTTTAGGCAAAAGTGTAATGTGAATTTATATGCTGCATGGGTTCGGTTTGCTCATTAGCTTAGAACGTGTCTGCAATATGGTTTGAATACTTTTAAAATTATAACTCTATTTTATAAAGGATGTGATATAGCAACTAGAAGGGAGATAGATACTTCAGTTGGGGGTAACATCATGAGTAAGACTACTAATGAGGCTGACACACTAATTGATAAGTTGGCTGCTcactcacatgaatggcaccaagatcTTGGAGTTTCTCGTTCAGTAAGTGCTATAGGTTATGACTCTGAGGATGTTTTGAAGGCGATGAATGCTGAGTTAGGTAATCTAAGCAGACAGATGGAAAAGCTTAATAAAGAAATGCATGTAATGAAGGTAGGATGTCAGAAGTGTAATGGTCCACATTTAACCAAGGATTGTGTTAACAGTTTGACAATGGAACAGGTTAAAAATGTGTCTTATGTGGGTCAGAATTTTCAAAATAGGAATCCTAATTTTCGTCAATTTAATAACTACCAAGCTCCGTTTCCAAACGCGTCTAGAAATCCACTAGGTTTTGACCCGACTAGGGCGCCCTATATTCTAAACCAACAACCCACTAATCAACTTGAAAAATGATCCAATCTTGAAGAAAACATTCTTACCTGTATTAAAAGCCAAAATGAGGCTAATGAAGTATTCAAAACTCAATTAGCTCAAGTTCAAAATAAGCACTAAGCCTCCATCCAAAGTCTAGAATGTAATGTTGCTAAGTTGTTTCAATTAGTTGAAGGAAAAGGTTCGTCTAGTACTGAGAAGCTGAAGCAAGTTCAGTTCGAAAGGTAAATGTTGTTAATGTGGTTGATGATGATTAGGGAAGTAATGATGAAATAGAGTTGGAAATAGTAGTTAATGATGCTGATGAGTTTGAGTGGTATAAAAAGTTTGTTGAAAAAGATGGAGAAGATAAGATGGAAGTACAACTCGACGTTTTAGACAATGAATCTGATAAGCTTCTAGATGAAGAAGAGGATGAAAACTTTCCAAGGATGATGGAGTTGTTGAAACAATATGATTCCTTAGATTATTTCCACCCATAGGAGTTCATTATAAGCTTTAATGATCCTCAACATGCTCATGATGAAGAGAAAGTGGCGGTTCTAAAAGATAAGGAGGTAATGGAAGCTAATGGTGTTCGTATGGTTGAGCCAAGTAAAGTTTTGACAAACTCTTATTCTGAGTTTCCTATTGTTCAATCTGATCTAGGGGAATTTCATATCTCTTTTTTCATTCGTGGTCTCGTTCCTATTCGTGCTTTAGCCGATACTGGTTCAAGTGATAATGTTATGCCTTTCAAGTTATATTATCGTTTGGAATTACAATTGTTGGAGCCAATTAAAGCCGTTCTTTCTTATGCTGATAATAAAATTCACGAACCTTTGGAAATTGTAAAAAATATCGAAGTTAAGGTGGGATTTGCTAACTTCCTAGTCCATTTCATTGTGATGGACATGGGGGAAGAATCAATTACTCATCGCCTTTTAGGAATATCTTTCCTATCTACTGCTCGTGCCAACATAGATTATCGCGATAACACCATTGTGATCTGCCAAGGTAACTATGGTGAAATCATTCCCTATTGTTGCTAGATCAAGTCTCCATAGAAAACCGGTTCGTTTAACTAGAGATAAGTGTTGGGAGGATAGTAGTGAGAATGTTGATTACTTAGAATATTAGCTTGTTAAGAAGGAGTTCACTATATAGGAAGTTATGCTAGAATACATGAAGGAGTTTCATAAGGTAAGTGAAGATGTAAAGAAGAAAATTAAGGAACTTCAATTGGGTTATTAAGAAGCATCTTTCAAAAATAATATGGCTGCTTTAAAAATGATGAGGAATATTAAGTTGCTTAAAAAGAAAAAGAATGTGGATGGTTAGAACTTAGAGTTTATGGAGTAATCAGCACGGAATATGAGTCAcgcaaccgactctataatcaaaactacctatccctttTATGTTTTTATGAAATACGTGTTTAAGTGTTTAAGTGTAATGTTTTAAATGTTTAAATGTGTTTATGTTTCTAAAGAACAATTATTTTCCTACTAAGTGTTTTTAAGTTCATTAATAAAAGTTTTGATTTGTTTTATGCATTATGTTTGTTTTGAGTTCATTATTTTAAGTTTGTCATCTTGGAGCTATAATTCTGCAATTTTCCTACAATTCAAGTAATATCATTCTCCTCCCTTTACTAATTCTGTCTTTCCATTATCCTTTATAAAGTCTAATTTTATTCaagtgaggacattgcataatcttaagtgtggggagagAAGTGAAGATTCACTTTATTGAATACCAAGATATTAAAAGtgcaaaaaattgaaaaaaaaattaaaacttttcTTGAAAAACTTTGAAAAATCAAATTTTATCTTGTATTAAAAGACTTTGAAAAATGTGAGAAAAAATTTGTTTAAGCCTTAATAAAAGGTAATGTAAATGTGTTTTACATCAATTTTTAGCCAGTCACCCATGTCATTAGCACTTGAAATACATACCCAAATATAGAGTGCTAGTAAAAATTCCAAATAAGTTACAATTAAGAAACTTTAGTGGAACATCCTCAGACCGGGCCTAAATGTAAGATGACATTTTTACCTTTAGATATAATTGAGTGGTTATttttgcttttattttaattaaatgaatagtgttattatattatttgtttaaagtttgtgacaagggtcacataacatgttttttatttaatttagactccgttagggcctcctaatgaGGTACGTAAgttttcagataactgataaatacatgTGTGTCGTAGAGTATTGTGATAATACACAATTAAGTGTATACCTGTTCTCTTCTCTTTTCATGTGTGgctgttgtatgctagttcagttTGCTTATGCTtaatctgttagatagtatccattcacttagcggttgtgctaatcccccacatttccacacattgcaggtttaggtactgctagtcacaCGGGTGTTGCAGTCgggttagaagacatgtttgactgagagcttaactctgatgttttcttacTTTGTTTTAAAACTGGCTGTGACCAGAGTTTTGTACTATTTTATGTAACACCATCTTTGTGTAGCGTTGTAATGTATGTTAACAATGTTAGTTTATAAATTGTGTTTTTGTAAACGTTAACCGGGGCTATTTCGATAATTATCTTTACTTCCACTGTGAATAAAAAACATCAGGGTGTTACACTTAGCCTTTTAGATAAAACCCAAATAAAACCAAATTTTCATTCCTACGATTATGTTtaggttattaatattaaattttagtTCACTTTATCTTGTTTAGTTTTTATTCTATCACTTATTTTTACAAAGAAATAATCGGTTTAAATTAGACTTTCAATTATAATTAGCTATTATATTTTAGTGTTTGTGGCTTTTTAACTTAGTTCCGATCCAAAGTGGTTTCTAAGGTTCCATAATGATTCCACGATTTACTCAttaatatttaaagtgcataataataaatataaatcacCACCATTTGACCTATCATGATGATCGTTCCTTAAAGATCATATCTAATAAACATGATATTCAGCGCTATTATTTGAAAGAGTATTATACTCATACATGAGATGaagaaaagagcccaatgaaggccaacataTCTGGAAAAAAAATGATGAATAtgtcaaaaattgtgaaacgattgcaaacttatagccactaccatatggcataataatcATGGACAACTGAAGACATAGAAAGAATTAAATCTCATAGCGCTTAAATGCTATAAGCATTTTTTTAACCATTTAatcttaaacttaatccttatgcaCTGCAATATTAATGTAGAAAAGGGTATGAATTTGGCTTAGTAGAAAAGTTAGAGTGGATAAATACACAAACGATATAATTTTAGCTATaattgaaacttcgattttgaacttAAGACTTAATTGTAAGATTATTCTTGATTTATCTTTGTACGAATCAGTTAAAAGTTATGATTACTAAACCTTATAAAGTTTGATTAATTTAATATTCATACCCTCCTTTTAAACCAAGTTTATTTTTGTCATGCCACCTTAATACCCTAAAATCCATAAAAGACCGGACTTATATTTCCTTTGATGCATTGTTAAGGTAAATATAAACAAAactaaaagatgttttaaaaagaatTCAAAGTCTTAGTTTATCTTAAATTCATTTGCTTACTTGAGGATAAGTAAGGTTTTAAGTATGGGAAATTTGATAACGCCCAAATTTTTTATAAACATTTTAAAGCGTTATCTTGGTATTTAAACGACATTATAAGTACTTTTACATATAAAAGATAATAAATATTGTAAAAGTGAATTTTGATATGTTTGTT of the Rutidosis leptorrhynchoides isolate AG116_Rl617_1_P2 chromosome 5, CSIRO_AGI_Rlap_v1, whole genome shotgun sequence genome contains:
- the LOC139849025 gene encoding uncharacterized protein; this encodes MEANGVRMVEPSKVLTNSYSEFPIVQSDLGEFHISFFIRGLVPIRALADTGSSDNVMPFKLYYRLELQLLEPIKAVLSYADNKIHEPLEIVKNIEVKVGFANFLVHFIVMDMGEESITHRLLGISFLSTARANIDYRDNTIVICQGPPNEDKNWKKAENTVKPPAEMSKAAG